AGCACTAGTCGGGTCCTTTGGGCATATGGACAAAATTTCATGCTATACAATCGCATTAGGCCTGGTGTTATAACAGGACATGTAGAACCTATAACCAAACCATAGTCACAAATCCTACATAGTTTTTAATGATGATGGAAAGTATATTAATTAAAGAATAGTATACCTGAAGTGAGATGTTTCGTCTCAGATATGGGGACAAACACGTCACTCATTCTCTCTATTCGTCTGAAATGCGTAGATCTCAGCGCACAAAAGAATAGAACAGAATTTGGCGGTGTGCTCCGGGCAATAGCTGTGAAAATTGACATTTATCTGCCTAAAGATAAGACAACAGCTTTTCTGCGCCGGTACTGCGTAATAAgttgcttttttgtttaaaaattcacCCGCTGGGCGCCTTTACATTTTCACGCTGATACTGCTTCTTCCCGTTTGCCTTTACTTTCAGTTTGGAACTTTGGATTTTCaagtttaaatgtttttggcgATTAAAAAGTTATTACAAATCTcctattaataaaatttttaccttataTTGTATAGTTTTgtagtaaaatattttttgtttgattataTGAATTtacaaattgtgaatttgGCATCGCACCGGCCATCGAGACGAGGAGGAGAAGGAGATAAAGTGATCCGACAACAGCTTACAATTCCTTCATTGGGGAGCATTCCTTCCAGGGACCCACATCAAATAGAAACATGTCGTAAGTTAAATCTCTCAAAATATATAGCATCTTTTTACTTGAAGTAGTCATTTTGTCCTTATCAAATTGTCCATTAAATGAGCTATTAATCTGTAGCTGGattgttttggttttcttttcatgtcaTGTTAAAAGGCTCCTCACAAGTTCTTACTTGAGCCAACAAGTCAAGCCTAGTTTACACGTTCGTAATTATGGCTACCCAGATCGTGAGataaaatcttttattttaacataGGTCCAAGGTATCGCGTGATACGCTGTACGAGGCTGTCAATACCATCTTGACACAGTCCaaggagaagaagaggggTTTCCTTGAAACAGTGGAAATCCAATTCGGTTTGAAGAACTACGATCCCCAAAAGGACAAGCGTTTCTCTGGCACTGTCAAGTAAGAACTTCAAACCCACATTGTTGGGGAGTTGGACACTTGTGTCTGACGGTGACCCCCACCCAGGGTCATTTTAAACATGTGGGGAGGAATTTGATTCAAGTCAATTTCCAAAAATATGCAAGGTTTATTTCCTTGCAATTGGTATTTGGAATGGACTTGGGTATCAAATTTATGTAGGATTGAACTTactaatcaaaattttttaggCTCAAGCACATCCCTCGCCCGGCTATGCAAGTATGCATTCTTGGAGATCAACAGCATTGTGATGAAGCCAAGGCCAACAACCTCCCATCCATGGATGCTGAGGCCTTGAAGAAATtgaacaagaacaagaaacTTGTCAAGCAGTTGGGTACGAATTTTTAAGTAGATTTAAATTGTCCACATaatcattcttttgtttattcaacAGCCAAGAGGTATGATGCCTTCCTTGCCAGTGAAGCACTCATCAAGCAGATTCCCCGTTTGTTGGGCCCTGGATTGAACAAGGCTGGCAAGTTCCCTGGTCCTCTGACCCACTCTGACTCCATGGTTCAGAAAGTTGAGGAAGTTAAGGCTACCATCAAGTTCCAGATGAAGAAGGTATTAAAACCCCGATCAGTTTTCTGTTCTAAAGGGAAAAAGTAACATTTTCCTTGTAGGTCTTGTGCCTGTGTGTTGCTGTTGGACACGTAAAAATGTCCGCTGATGATTTGGCCCAAAACATCCACTTGTCAATCAACTTCTTAGTATCACTGTTGAAGAAACATTGGCAGAATGTTCGTTCTATTCACATTAAGACCACCATGGGAGTCCCTCAGCGCTTGTACTAACTGTACTACGCATGTGATTGTTTGCAAATAAACGGTGAACAATTCGCGAAAGAAatacttttgttgtttttttaaatctacaACACCGGTGTCAAATCCTTGAAATTACATCTTAAACGACCGCAGCGTTCTGTGCCAAAAAATATCAATTAGataaaattattgaaattcgaattttttattttgccttaATGATACAATGATTTAATGAACCTTCATGTGTAATAATCATGAAAATAATCTGGAATCGGAAAATGCGGTGAGAAGTGACAATTACTTCCGTAAATCCAAGACAAAAACCTAACAAAAGACACGTATTAGTAAGGTAAACTTTAAAAGTTGAATTGCAACTTACACTTCCATCTGAAGCACTTGCACCAACTTTATCGCCACGAGAATTCCAGCAAACTTCAAAAATACCTCCAGTCCCTTTGTAGCTGTGTAACAACTGACCCGACTAAAAATTTGGACGTGTAAGTATAATCCGGTCAATGTTAACTTAAAACTCTTACGTACCTGGGTAGACCAGATGTGCACACATTTATCGAAGCTACCAGATGCCAAATACTTCCCATCCGGAGAAAATGCGACACTGTACACTGGCTCGGTGTGCTTCGTTAGTGTATGAATACATAATCCACGCTCTACGTCCCAGAGACGAACTGTGGAGTCGAACGAAGCACTGGCCAGAATTAAATTCATGTTTGGATTATTCGTTCCAGGACCAGTGGGACTCCATTTAATCGTGTAGATTTCTTTGTTGTGAGCTTGCAAATCATGCACACAGGTATCTTGTTTCATTGACCATATCTATAAATCATGGTTGCAAACAAGTTATAGAAAATACTAGACACATTTGGCGGTAAAGTAATCGAGAATTACCTTGAGCGTCATATCATCCGAACAGGAAGCTAAAAGATTGCCTTGAGGGTCCCACTTAATGGCATTTACTTCATTCTgaatgacaagaaaaaaagttatCTAAATGtaaagtttgaaaaaattcgaaCTGAATTACCGTATGTCCTTGGAAGGATTTCGTTGGCTTGTCACTGCCCAGCTTACAGACATGAATGCATTGATCAGTGGAGCATGAAGCAAAACTAACATTCGATTGCCAATCAACGTCAAGAGCCGGGGCGGAATGGAAGGCAAATTGCTGTGTGCACTGACCCGTTGAGGCGTCCCAAATAATGGTTGTCTATTGAAGATTGAGATGATTATTAAAAAGATCCAAAAGCGAAATTGAGGCCCTGGCTATACCTTATCCACTCCAGCACTGAGAATATAGTTGCCTTTCTTATTCCACTTCAGCGCAAAAATAGGTCCTTTGTGCTGCCCTAAAGTGCTGGCCAATCTTCCGTCAGTAGTCCAAATGCGCGCATAGCCGTCGTACGAGCCAGTTGCAAGTAGTGTTCCGTcacactaaaacaaaaataaaaaaattttttttagcactGACACTATTAGTTAAAATTACTATCTTGTGAATACATTCCAATCAAGTGATGTGACATCTTTGTTGCTTGGAACTTCAGTTCCACCTTTTTGAATGCAATGCCTAAGCACAAGTTGTGTTGGTGAAGATGAGTTGTCATTCATATTCCAAATCCTGGCAGTACTATCTCCAGAACCAGAGGCCAGTAAATCTGTAGTAGGATTCCAGGCACAGATAAAAACTTCTGATTCATGTCCACGTAAAACAGTTGATTTGCTGGCTGGTATTTCAACACCTGTTTCCTCTTCTCTGCCTTCATTGGGATTAGCTAGTATGAAAAATTTAGAAGGGAAATAAATTGGTAGAAGTTGATAAAGAAATGTTGGCTATCCTACGGTAGGAATGCATTGGTTCATCTCCATTGGAATTTGTTGGCTCTGTTTTTACCACTTGTGGCTTCTGGTTGTTCTGTAGCTGTTGTTGACGACTTGCAACAACATCAGGCATCACTGCATCAATGAGTGATAAGCTTTCCATGGGTCGTTCAGAACCATCCTTAATACAAGCAGAAGTTAGAATTATTATCagcaaattttaatttaaaaaaaacaactcacaTCTCCCACACTGATTTCAGCTTCAGTGTACTGTAAGCCCTTCTGGATGATGGAGAGCAGAGCTGCTGGCGGGACCAAAGCTCCATTGATGTTGGACTGAGATATATGAGACTCAATACCAAATGTGTAGGCAGAGTGCTGAAAACCTGTTTAAAACCAACGAGTGTTGAATGCACTTGGCGTAAATAATACTTAAAACGAACTTCTCTAAATGATCTTTCAGTTGACAAGCCGCTTTCCAGCCCAACATGTTATCCTTACCAGATTCTTGCAGGTATCGGTACACCAGGAAATTTACTTCATCACTtgaaaaactcattttttaaaacacaaacaTAGT
The nucleotide sequence above comes from Daphnia carinata strain CSIRO-1 chromosome 3, CSIRO_AGI_Dcar_HiC_V3, whole genome shotgun sequence. Encoded proteins:
- the LOC130693753 gene encoding large ribosomal subunit protein uL1-like isoform X1, whose amino-acid sequence is MSSKVSRDTLYEAVNTILTQSKEKKRGFLETVEIQFGLKNYDPQKDKRFSGTVKLKHIPRPAMQVCILGDQQHCDEAKANNLPSMDAEALKKLNKNKKLVKQLAKRYDAFLASEALIKQIPRLLGPGLNKAGKFPGPLTHSDSMVQKVEEVKATIKFQMKKVLCLCVAVGHVKMSADDLAQNIHLSINFLVSLLKKHWQNVRSIHIKTTMGVPQRLY
- the LOC130693753 gene encoding large ribosomal subunit protein uL1-like isoform X2, with the translated sequence MSSKVSRDTLYEAVNTILTQSKEKKRGFLETVEIQFGLKNYDPQKDKRFSGTVKLKHIPRPAMQVCILGDQQHCDEAKANNLPSMDAEALKKLNKNKKLVKQLAKRYDAFLASEALIKQIPRLLGPGLNKAGKFPGPLTHSDSMVQKVEEVKATIKFQMKKVLCLCVAVGHVKMSADDLAQNIHLSINFLVSLLKKHWQNVRSIHIKTTMGVPQRLY
- the LOC130693720 gene encoding F-box-like/WD repeat-containing protein TBL1XR1 isoform X2, producing MSFSSDEVNFLVYRYLQESGFQHSAYTFGIESHISQSNINGALVPPAALLSIIQKGLQYTEAEISVGDDGSERPMESLSLIDAVMPDVVASRQQQLQNNQKPQVVKTEPTNSNGDEPMHSYRREEETGVEIPASKSTVLRGHESEVFICAWNPTTDLLASGSGDSTARIWNMNDNSSSPTQLVLRHCIQKGGTEVPSNKDVTSLDWNCDGTLLATGSYDGYARIWTTDGRLASTLGQHKGPIFALKWNKKGNYILSAGVDKTTIIWDASTGQCTQQFAFHSAPALDVDWQSNVSFASCSTDQCIHVCKLGSDKPTKSFQGHTNEVNAIKWDPQGNLLASCSDDMTLKIWSMKQDTCVHDLQAHNKEIYTIKWSPTGPGTNNPNMNLILASASFDSTVRLWDVERGLCIHTLTKHTEPVYSVAFSPDGKYLASGSFDKCVHIWSTQSGQLLHSYKGTGGIFEVCWNSRGDKVGASASDGSVFVLDLRK
- the LOC130693720 gene encoding F-box-like/WD repeat-containing protein TBL1XR1 isoform X1, whose translation is MSFSSDEVNFLVYRYLQESGFQHSAYTFGIESHISQSNINGALVPPAALLSIIQKGLQYTEAEISVGDDGSERPMESLSLIDAVMPDVVASRQQQLQNNQKPQVVKTEPTNSNGDEPMHSYPNPNEGREEETGVEIPASKSTVLRGHESEVFICAWNPTTDLLASGSGDSTARIWNMNDNSSSPTQLVLRHCIQKGGTEVPSNKDVTSLDWNCDGTLLATGSYDGYARIWTTDGRLASTLGQHKGPIFALKWNKKGNYILSAGVDKTTIIWDASTGQCTQQFAFHSAPALDVDWQSNVSFASCSTDQCIHVCKLGSDKPTKSFQGHTNEVNAIKWDPQGNLLASCSDDMTLKIWSMKQDTCVHDLQAHNKEIYTIKWSPTGPGTNNPNMNLILASASFDSTVRLWDVERGLCIHTLTKHTEPVYSVAFSPDGKYLASGSFDKCVHIWSTQSGQLLHSYKGTGGIFEVCWNSRGDKVGASASDGSVFVLDLRK